The Mycolicibacterium aichiense region TCGCCACGTTGGTGGGCGATGTCGGCCCGGTGGACACCGCCCACCGGGTCGCCGCGGGCGAGGTGAGCGATGCGTTGCGGAAGCGGACGGCCGCTCGGCGTGACATCAATGCAGCTGAGGCAGACCTGGCTCTGCTGCGGCGGCGCGGAGGCCGCCTGATCACGCCCGACGACGACGAATGGCCGACCCTGGCGTTCGCGGCCTTCGGTGGATCTGCGGTGCGGGAAAGGCCGCACGGTCGAGCACCGATCGCGCTGTGGGCGATCGGCCCGGCCCGGCTCGACGAGGTCGCGGAGCGGGCTGCGGCCATCGTGGGTACGCGGGCGGCGTCGGGGTACGGCGAACACGTCGCCGCCGACCTGGCCGCGGGATTGGCCGAGCAGGACGTCGCGGTGGTATCCGGCGGCGCGTACGGCATCGACGGCGTGGCGCACCGAGCCGTGCTGGCGGGTGAGGGCCAGACGGTGGCGGTGCTGGCCGGTGGCATCGACGTGCTGTATCCGGCCGGCCATTCGTCGCTGCTGCACCGGATCGGCAATTCCGGCCTGCTACTCACGGAGTACCCGCCGGGCGTGCGGCCCGCGCGGCACCGCTTCC contains the following coding sequences:
- the dprA gene encoding DNA-processing protein DprA — protein: MELPPGRGKAVTDAARTLAWAYLSRVAEPPCDEIATLVGDVGPVDTAHRVAAGEVSDALRKRTAARRDINAAEADLALLRRRGGRLITPDDDEWPTLAFAAFGGSAVRERPHGRAPIALWAIGPARLDEVAERAAAIVGTRAASGYGEHVAADLAAGLAEQDVAVVSGGAYGIDGVAHRAVLAGEGQTVAVLAGGIDVLYPAGHSSLLHRIGNSGLLLTEYPPGVRPARHRFLTRNRLVAALATATVVVEAGVRSGAANTAAWARALGRVVCAVPGPVTSASSMGCHTLLRGGAELVTRAEEIVELVGRAGEFADEEPRPVGPLDGLSDPEKQVYEALPARGVRSADEIAVASGLAPTAVLGPLAMLEIAGLVRREDGCWRLARRPA